The Burkholderia ambifaria AMMD genome includes a region encoding these proteins:
- a CDS encoding phosphatase PAP2 family protein — protein sequence MWTAVSDLGDAALTLPLAVVCIVWLTRSTAGRHLATSWALMLAAGMALVGATKMLYAGCGIQIRAIDFRVISGHTMLASAVWPMACVLALGCGVQLRARTSLSVGLALGALIGVARVFDDAHTPSEVVIGWLVGSAVALAFVWRHGAPRVDARYRALVAGSLLAVSAVAYGRHAPIQAAIEMYSPFLCGRFALQP from the coding sequence ATGTGGACCGCCGTCAGCGACCTCGGCGACGCGGCGCTGACGTTGCCGCTAGCCGTCGTGTGCATCGTCTGGCTCACGCGCTCGACGGCCGGCCGGCATCTCGCGACGTCATGGGCGCTGATGCTCGCGGCCGGCATGGCGCTCGTCGGCGCCACCAAGATGCTGTATGCCGGCTGCGGGATCCAGATCCGTGCGATCGATTTCCGCGTGATCAGCGGGCACACGATGCTCGCGTCGGCGGTCTGGCCGATGGCATGCGTGCTTGCGCTGGGCTGCGGCGTGCAGTTGCGGGCGCGCACGTCGCTGTCGGTCGGGCTCGCGCTCGGCGCGCTGATCGGCGTCGCACGCGTGTTCGACGACGCGCACACGCCGTCGGAAGTCGTCATCGGCTGGCTCGTCGGCTCGGCGGTCGCGCTGGCGTTCGTGTGGCGGCATGGCGCGCCGCGCGTCGACGCGCGGTATCGTGCGCTCGTCGCAGGCTCGCTCCTGGCCGTGTCGGCAGTGGCGTATGGCCGTCATGCGCCGATTCAGGCGGCAATCGAGATGTATTCGCCGTTTTTGTGCGGGCGGTTCGCGCTGCAGCCGTGA
- the galU gene encoding UTP--glucose-1-phosphate uridylyltransferase GalU has protein sequence MLKVTKAVFPVAGLGTRFLPATKASPKEMLPVVDKPLIQYAVEEAIDAGITEMIFVTGRSKRAIEDHFDKSYEIEAELEARGKEKLLSLVRGIKPSHVDCFYVRQAEALGLGHAVLCAEKLVGNQPFAVILADDLLDGPTPVLRQMIDVFDHYHASVIGVEEIAPDASKSYGVIAGKRWEDNLFKLSGIVEKPEPAKAPSNFGVVGRYVLKPKVFEHLRALRPGAGGELQLTDAIQSLLADEQVLAHRYEGTRFDCGSKLGYLKATVEFALRHPEVAADFESYLATRMSALLVA, from the coding sequence ATGTTGAAAGTGACGAAAGCCGTATTTCCGGTTGCCGGTCTCGGCACACGATTTCTGCCCGCGACCAAAGCCAGCCCCAAGGAAATGCTGCCGGTCGTGGACAAGCCGCTGATTCAATATGCGGTCGAGGAGGCCATCGACGCCGGCATCACCGAAATGATTTTCGTGACCGGCCGCAGCAAGCGCGCGATCGAGGATCACTTCGACAAATCCTACGAGATCGAAGCGGAGCTCGAAGCGCGCGGCAAGGAGAAGCTGCTGTCGCTGGTTCGCGGCATCAAGCCGAGCCATGTCGACTGCTTCTACGTGCGCCAGGCCGAAGCACTGGGGCTCGGCCATGCCGTGCTGTGCGCGGAGAAGCTGGTCGGCAACCAGCCGTTCGCCGTGATCCTCGCCGACGACCTGCTCGACGGTCCGACGCCCGTGCTGCGCCAGATGATCGACGTGTTCGATCACTATCACGCGTCGGTGATCGGCGTGGAGGAAATCGCGCCCGACGCATCGAAGTCGTACGGTGTGATCGCCGGCAAGCGCTGGGAGGACAACCTGTTCAAGCTGTCGGGAATCGTCGAGAAGCCGGAGCCGGCGAAGGCGCCGTCGAATTTCGGCGTGGTGGGCCGTTACGTGCTGAAGCCGAAGGTGTTCGAGCATCTGCGCGCGCTGCGGCCCGGCGCCGGCGGCGAGTTGCAGTTGACGGACGCGATCCAATCGCTGCTCGCGGACGAGCAGGTGCTCGCCCATCGCTACGAAGGCACGCGCTTCGATTGCGGCAGCAAGCTCGGGTATTTGAAGGCGACGGTCGAATTCGCGCTGCGGCATCCGGAAGTGGCCGCGGATTTCGAAAGCTATCTGGCCACGCGCATGTCGGCGCTGCTGGTCGCCTGA
- a CDS encoding flagellar transcriptional regulator FlhD translates to MTEQGDIFDAIAEFNRAYLVLAQRMLRIDYEQGKRQLGISDEVAASIDALTLDQIDELAPGGELVCEFRPENAPGRA, encoded by the coding sequence ATGACGGAACAGGGCGATATCTTCGATGCAATCGCGGAATTCAATCGCGCGTATCTCGTGCTGGCGCAGCGCATGCTGCGTATCGACTACGAGCAGGGCAAGCGGCAATTGGGCATTTCGGATGAAGTTGCCGCATCGATCGACGCGTTGACGCTGGATCAGATCGATGAACTCGCGCCCGGCGGCGAACTGGTGTGTGAATTCCGCCCCGAAAACGCGCCGGGCCGCGCGTGA
- a CDS encoding H-NS histone family protein: protein MSGYRELKAQADELMRRVEEARLAELDAVIEEIRSRVAEYGLTAGQIFGRHGGTAKATPRTSGSAPRYRDPKTGATWSGRGREPRWIKGGRRERFLIERNAG, encoded by the coding sequence ATGTCCGGTTATCGCGAATTGAAGGCGCAAGCCGATGAATTGATGAGGCGCGTCGAGGAAGCGCGGCTCGCCGAACTCGACGCCGTCATCGAGGAGATTCGCAGTCGGGTCGCCGAATACGGCCTGACCGCCGGACAGATCTTCGGCCGCCACGGCGGCACCGCGAAAGCGACGCCGCGCACGAGCGGATCGGCGCCCCGGTATCGCGATCCGAAAACTGGCGCAACTTGGAGCGGACGTGGCCGCGAGCCGCGCTGGATCAAAGGCGGCCGTCGCGAGCGGTTCCTGATCGAGCGCAATGCCGGTTGA
- a CDS encoding DNA topoisomerase IB, protein MKKPTPRGAAEALAAAVASSSVRLRHVDDRRPGYTRRRLRNGFAYYTKDGERIRDADEIARIKALAIPPAYTDVWICTDPNGHLQATGRDARGRKQYRYHPLWRETRDANKYARMAAFARALPRIRARVDRDLALPGMPRDKIVATIVRLLDTTLARIGNAEYARENASYGLTTLRKRHVTIRPGQVRLRFTGKSGIEHDVTVEDPRIGRIVRRCAELPGHELFQYLDDDGVRHSVGSSDVNDYLRDAAGAEFTAKDYRTWAGSVQALALLRRIPHQGVTHARKQIVETVRTVADVLRNTPAVCRRCYIHPVVLDTFEAGLLATLEVRRTPRGLRADEAAFAALLEQAARRDRRRTSR, encoded by the coding sequence ATGAAGAAGCCTACGCCCCGCGGTGCCGCCGAAGCCCTTGCAGCAGCCGTCGCGAGTTCGAGCGTGCGGCTCCGTCACGTCGACGACCGCCGCCCCGGCTACACGCGCCGGCGGCTGCGCAACGGTTTTGCGTACTACACGAAGGACGGTGAACGGATCCGCGACGCCGACGAAATCGCCCGCATCAAAGCGCTCGCGATTCCGCCCGCATACACCGACGTGTGGATCTGCACGGACCCCAACGGCCATTTGCAGGCGACCGGCCGCGATGCGCGGGGACGCAAGCAATATCGCTATCACCCGCTGTGGCGCGAGACGCGCGACGCGAACAAGTACGCGCGGATGGCGGCCTTCGCCCGCGCGCTGCCGCGCATCCGCGCGCGTGTCGACCGCGATCTCGCGCTACCGGGGATGCCGCGCGACAAGATCGTCGCGACGATCGTGCGGCTGCTCGACACGACGCTCGCGCGGATCGGCAACGCCGAATATGCGCGCGAGAACGCGTCGTACGGGCTGACGACGCTGCGCAAGCGCCACGTGACGATCCGGCCGGGACAGGTGCGCCTGCGCTTCACGGGCAAGAGCGGCATCGAGCACGACGTGACCGTCGAGGACCCGCGCATCGGCCGGATCGTGCGGCGCTGCGCGGAGCTGCCGGGGCACGAGCTGTTCCAGTATCTGGACGACGACGGCGTGCGCCATTCCGTCGGCTCGTCCGACGTGAACGACTATCTGCGCGACGCCGCGGGCGCGGAGTTCACCGCGAAGGACTACCGGACGTGGGCGGGCAGCGTGCAGGCGCTTGCGCTGTTGAGGCGCATCCCGCATCAGGGCGTCACGCATGCCCGCAAGCAGATCGTCGAAACGGTGCGGACCGTCGCCGACGTATTGCGCAACACGCCGGCCGTGTGCCGGCGCTGCTACATCCATCCGGTGGTGCTCGATACGTTCGAGGCCGGGTTGCTCGCGACGCTGGAAGTGCGTCGCACGCCGAGAGGGCTGCGTGCGGATGAGGCGGCGTTCGCGGCGTTGCTCGAGCAGGCTGCGCGCCGCGATCGACGACGTACGAGTCGATGA
- a CDS encoding ABC transporter substrate-binding protein has product MTFIRKLAVGAIVAAATVLATGAHAQQKPITLGFSQVGAESAWRTANTVSVKSAAKDAGINLKFSDAQQKQENQIRAIRSFIAQKVDVIAFSPVVESGWEPVLTEAKAAHIPVILTDRGVDVKDPSLYVTMIGSDFLEEGRRAGHWMEERYKNDAGPINIVELQGTVGSAPANDRRAGLLEVIKSNPKFKVIASQSGDFTLAGGKQVMEAFAKTYGKQINVVYAHNDDMALGAIQAMEEAGIKPGKDVSVVSFDATKGGFQAMVAGKINVDVECSPLLGPQLMTAVKDVVAGKQLPKRIVTNETVFPMNVAAQVLPTRKY; this is encoded by the coding sequence ATGACATTCATCAGGAAGCTGGCGGTCGGCGCAATCGTCGCCGCGGCGACGGTGCTGGCCACCGGCGCGCACGCGCAGCAAAAGCCGATCACGCTCGGGTTCTCGCAGGTCGGCGCGGAGAGCGCGTGGCGCACGGCGAACACCGTGTCGGTGAAGAGCGCGGCGAAGGACGCCGGCATCAACCTGAAATTCTCGGACGCGCAGCAGAAGCAGGAGAACCAGATCCGCGCGATCCGCTCGTTCATCGCGCAGAAGGTCGACGTGATCGCGTTCTCGCCGGTCGTCGAGTCGGGTTGGGAGCCGGTGCTGACCGAAGCGAAGGCCGCGCATATCCCGGTGATCCTGACCGATCGCGGCGTCGACGTGAAGGATCCTTCGCTGTACGTGACGATGATCGGCTCCGACTTCCTCGAGGAAGGGCGGCGCGCCGGCCACTGGATGGAAGAGCGCTACAAGAACGACGCGGGCCCGATCAACATCGTCGAGTTGCAGGGCACGGTCGGCTCCGCGCCGGCCAACGATCGCCGCGCGGGCCTGCTGGAAGTGATCAAGAGCAATCCTAAATTCAAGGTGATCGCGTCGCAAAGCGGCGACTTCACGCTCGCCGGCGGCAAGCAGGTGATGGAAGCGTTCGCGAAGACCTACGGCAAGCAGATCAACGTCGTCTACGCGCACAACGACGACATGGCGCTCGGCGCGATCCAGGCGATGGAAGAAGCCGGCATCAAGCCCGGCAAGGACGTGAGCGTCGTGTCGTTCGATGCGACAAAGGGCGGCTTCCAGGCGATGGTCGCGGGCAAGATCAACGTCGACGTCGAATGCAGCCCGCTGCTCGGCCCGCAGCTGATGACGGCGGTGAAGGACGTGGTGGCCGGCAAGCAGCTGCCGAAGCGCATCGTCACGAACGAGACGGTGTTCCCGATGAACGTCGCGGCGCAGGTGCTGCCGACCCGCAAGTACTGA
- a CDS encoding sugar ABC transporter ATP-binding protein, with protein sequence MTNPPVVEMIGIDKAFPGVHALQRVNFRLFPGEIHALMGQNGAGKSTLINVLTGVHAHDAGEIHVGGAPVRFAAPREAEAAGIQTLYQEVNLCANLSVAENIFAGRQPMRRGAIDWKTIHARARAALAELDLSLDVTRSLDAYPIAVQQMVAIARAVSVDARVLILDEPTSSLDDGEVARLFDVLRRLKASGIAILFVTHFLEQTYAVSDRITVMRNGEREGEYLARDLPVDSLVAKMTGRAPMSGTLQAGAAAVQRDAGAAAPFLSMQQVGRRGMMSPLDLDVRPGEIVGLAGLLGSGRTETAQLAFAAERTDTGAIEIDGARTRLASPHDAVRHGIAYCPEDRKKEGIVAALSIRENIVLALQARRGWWRLISRARQRELADTYIARLGIKARDAEQPIGLLSGGNQQKVLLARWLATEPKLLILDEPTRGIDVAAKFDIMERVLALCAQGLAILFISSEISEVVRVSHRIAVLRDRRKVAELSGADASEEHVYQLIAGGRS encoded by the coding sequence ATGACGAATCCGCCGGTGGTCGAGATGATCGGCATCGACAAGGCGTTTCCAGGTGTGCATGCGCTACAGCGCGTTAATTTCCGGCTGTTTCCGGGCGAGATCCATGCGCTGATGGGCCAGAACGGCGCGGGCAAGTCGACGCTGATCAACGTGCTGACCGGCGTGCATGCGCACGACGCGGGCGAGATTCACGTCGGCGGCGCGCCGGTGCGCTTCGCCGCGCCGCGCGAGGCCGAGGCGGCCGGGATCCAGACGCTGTACCAGGAAGTGAACCTGTGCGCGAACCTGTCGGTCGCCGAGAACATCTTCGCGGGCCGGCAGCCGATGCGGCGCGGCGCGATCGACTGGAAGACGATCCATGCGCGTGCGCGCGCGGCGCTCGCCGAGCTCGACCTGTCGCTCGACGTCACGCGCTCGCTCGACGCGTATCCGATCGCGGTGCAGCAGATGGTCGCGATCGCGCGGGCCGTGTCGGTGGACGCGCGCGTGCTGATTCTCGACGAGCCGACGTCGAGCCTCGACGACGGCGAGGTCGCGCGGCTCTTCGACGTACTGCGCCGGCTGAAGGCGTCGGGCATCGCGATCCTGTTCGTCACGCATTTTCTTGAACAAACCTATGCGGTGTCCGACCGGATCACGGTGATGCGCAACGGCGAGCGTGAAGGCGAGTATCTCGCGCGCGACCTGCCGGTCGACAGCCTGGTCGCGAAGATGACCGGCCGCGCGCCGATGTCCGGCACGCTGCAGGCGGGCGCGGCGGCCGTGCAGCGCGATGCCGGCGCGGCCGCGCCGTTCCTGTCGATGCAGCAGGTCGGTCGGCGCGGAATGATGAGCCCGCTCGATCTCGACGTGCGGCCCGGCGAAATCGTCGGGCTGGCCGGGCTGCTCGGCTCGGGGCGCACGGAAACCGCGCAGCTGGCATTTGCCGCGGAACGCACCGACACCGGTGCGATCGAGATCGACGGCGCGCGCACGCGGCTCGCGTCGCCGCACGACGCGGTGCGCCACGGCATCGCGTATTGCCCGGAGGATCGCAAGAAGGAGGGGATCGTCGCCGCGCTGTCGATCCGCGAGAACATCGTGCTCGCGCTGCAGGCGCGGCGCGGCTGGTGGCGGCTGATCAGCCGCGCGCGCCAGCGCGAGCTCGCCGATACCTACATCGCGCGGCTCGGCATCAAGGCGCGCGACGCGGAGCAGCCGATCGGGCTGCTGTCGGGCGGCAACCAGCAGAAGGTGCTGCTCGCGCGCTGGCTCGCGACGGAACCGAAGCTGCTGATTCTCGACGAGCCGACCCGCGGCATCGACGTCGCCGCGAAATTCGACATCATGGAGCGCGTGCTCGCGCTGTGCGCGCAGGGGCTCGCCATCCTGTTCATCTCGTCGGAGATCAGCGAAGTCGTGCGCGTGAGCCACCGGATCGCGGTGCTGCGCGACCGGCGCAAGGTCGCCGAACTGAGCGGCGCCGACGCATCCGAGGAACACGTGTACCAACTGATCGCGGGAGGCCGGTCATGA
- a CDS encoding ABC transporter permease, which produces MMRLRTLLRHPLVWPLLTLALLLALDVAHRPGFLSISLLDGHLFGAPIDILNRAAPLVIVSLGMTLVIATRGIDISVGAIVAIAGAAAAIVLDGDPSRLGMALAAALGVGVLAGAWNGVLVAFVGMQPIIATLILMVAGRGIAQLLTGGQIIPIGAPGYLEIGGGYLAAVPCSVWIAIATIAATALLVNRTALGLFIRAIGVNPVATRLVGLRAGAVVFGVYLCSGVMSALAGILASSNVRSADGNNAGLLLELDAILAVTLGGTSLLGGRFSLAGSVLGALIIQTLTYTTYSIGVPPEATLVVKAIVVIVVTLIQSDAARALVLRHASRLLPSARSRATTGATHR; this is translated from the coding sequence ATGATGCGGCTACGCACGTTGCTTCGCCATCCGCTCGTATGGCCGCTGTTGACGCTCGCGCTGCTGCTGGCGCTCGACGTCGCGCATCGGCCGGGCTTCCTGTCGATCTCGCTGCTCGACGGCCACCTGTTCGGCGCGCCGATCGACATCCTCAACCGCGCGGCGCCGCTCGTGATCGTGTCGCTCGGGATGACGCTCGTGATCGCGACGCGCGGGATCGACATCTCGGTCGGCGCGATCGTCGCGATCGCCGGCGCGGCCGCGGCGATCGTGCTCGACGGCGACCCGTCGCGGCTCGGTATGGCGCTGGCCGCCGCGCTCGGCGTCGGTGTGCTCGCAGGTGCGTGGAACGGCGTGCTCGTCGCGTTCGTCGGGATGCAGCCGATCATCGCGACGCTGATCCTGATGGTCGCCGGACGCGGCATCGCGCAGTTGCTGACCGGCGGGCAGATCATCCCGATCGGCGCGCCCGGCTACCTGGAGATCGGCGGCGGCTATCTCGCGGCCGTGCCGTGCTCGGTGTGGATCGCGATCGCGACGATCGCGGCGACCGCGCTGCTGGTGAACCGCACGGCGCTCGGCCTGTTCATCCGCGCGATCGGCGTGAATCCGGTCGCGACGCGGCTCGTGGGGCTGCGCGCCGGCGCGGTCGTGTTCGGCGTGTATTTGTGTTCCGGCGTGATGTCGGCGCTCGCGGGCATCCTCGCCAGCTCGAACGTGCGCAGCGCCGACGGCAACAACGCGGGGCTGCTGCTCGAGCTCGACGCGATCCTCGCGGTGACGCTGGGCGGCACGTCGCTGCTCGGCGGCCGTTTCAGCCTCGCCGGCTCGGTGCTCGGCGCGCTGATCATCCAGACGCTCACCTACACGACCTATTCGATCGGCGTGCCGCCGGAGGCGACGCTCGTCGTGAAGGCGATCGTCGTGATCGTCGTGACGCTGATCCAGTCGGACGCGGCGCGCGCGCTGGTGCTGCGGCACGCGTCGCGGCTGCTGCCTTCCGCGCGTTCGCGCGCCACCACCGGAGCCACGCACCGATGA
- the yjfF gene encoding galactofuranose ABC transporter, permease protein YjfF, producing MNRFLTRLADPRTLPIVVTIVLFAALFGFGSVMYTGFFSMQVLTGLLVDNAFLLIVAIGMTFVIVSGGIDLSVGSVVALTTIFCAVGAERLHWPVWAIVPLVLLFGALYGAAMGALIHYFRLQPFIVTLAGMFLARGACFLITTQSITINEPTFHALAGISVPIGGGTLSAGALIALATLTAAIYVAHFTRFGRNVYAIGGNERSALLMGLPVARTKVGVYALSGFCSALGGVVFTLYVLSGYGLQAQGMELDAIAATVIGGTLLTGGVGYVIGSVFGVGILGTIQVLITFDGTLSSWWTRIVIGALLCVFCLLQRVIERHAARRRTGGTGLDPKRRKREAAQVRPAAAGDDAALVSTMRRL from the coding sequence ATGAACCGATTCCTCACCCGGCTCGCCGACCCGCGCACGCTGCCGATCGTCGTGACGATCGTGCTGTTCGCCGCGCTATTCGGCTTCGGATCCGTGATGTACACCGGCTTCTTCTCGATGCAGGTATTGACCGGACTGCTCGTCGACAACGCGTTCCTGCTGATCGTCGCGATCGGGATGACGTTCGTGATCGTGTCGGGCGGCATCGACCTGTCGGTCGGCTCGGTCGTTGCGCTGACAACGATCTTCTGCGCGGTCGGCGCCGAGCGGCTGCACTGGCCCGTATGGGCGATCGTGCCGCTCGTGCTCCTGTTCGGCGCGCTGTACGGCGCGGCGATGGGCGCGCTGATCCATTATTTCCGGCTGCAGCCGTTCATCGTCACGCTGGCCGGGATGTTTCTCGCGCGCGGCGCGTGCTTCCTGATCACGACGCAGTCGATCACGATCAACGAGCCGACGTTCCATGCGCTCGCGGGCATCAGCGTGCCGATCGGCGGCGGGACGCTGAGCGCGGGCGCGCTGATCGCGCTCGCGACGCTGACCGCGGCGATCTACGTCGCGCATTTCACGCGCTTCGGCCGCAACGTCTACGCGATCGGCGGCAACGAGCGCTCGGCGCTGCTGATGGGGCTGCCGGTCGCGCGCACGAAGGTCGGCGTGTATGCGCTGAGCGGCTTCTGTTCGGCGCTCGGCGGCGTGGTGTTCACGCTGTACGTGCTGTCCGGCTACGGGCTGCAGGCGCAGGGGATGGAGCTTGACGCGATCGCCGCGACGGTGATCGGCGGCACGCTGCTCACCGGCGGCGTGGGCTACGTGATCGGGTCGGTGTTCGGTGTCGGCATTCTCGGCACGATCCAGGTGCTGATCACGTTCGACGGCACGCTGAGCTCGTGGTGGACGCGGATCGTGATCGGTGCGCTGCTGTGCGTGTTCTGCCTGCTGCAGCGAGTGATCGAGCGGCATGCGGCGCGGCGGCGTACCGGCGGCACCGGGCTCGATCCGAAACGCCGCAAGCGCGAGGCCGCGCAGGTCAGGCCGGCCGCGGCGGGCGACGACGCGGCGCTGGTGTCGACGATGCGGCGGTTGTAA
- a CDS encoding sensor histidine kinase, which translates to MPRRRASGWYTLLLLAVALIACATHRAEATENAAQLDAVSIVEDRGATMSVDQAAARLAAAPTGTSASAARPSFNIEFSRSAWWVAATLVNHDSVERPLVLAIRDARLDHADFYVERGGAWTLAARFPADRGDADHPASRYPTLDTTLRPGERLPVLIRITSRKEMRLAPSVFTPNAWHAYELRAAMWNFGFFGGLLALVWCALLIGFFSRSGMFVVLAVLALSTTLFEATYRGYTVMYLWPGAYEWSARGEVIFVYLSVACFIAFILMVAHREKASMPMRAVYIAFFALECIGMAGAAYGDLLTFTWFCLRLNTVMAVVNIGLALTFAIRRTPSARVMLIAVGFASFNMLVRVLDGRDAIPTWLLWLKSDIHPNPVVAIIGLATHLLVLAAWIHHVGRQRTEARKRLEQWQLTEQDRLRDEVAKRTVALNDALQQVRTHMQQKIETLGYVSHDLRAPLSTINGYAKLLLQSATRSQARLIRSIDRSIRYQLTLIDELLQYTKSELQPLGISPDATDLPGLLTDIGDYALALCQQQDNRFDYRPLTPLPRKLSIDGIRLQQVLLNLLSNASKFTRDGTVTLSVGAYPQGDAWRIVFEVADTGIGIDIGKTSDIFRAYQQVQAVNGGTGLGLFIAQRIVGAMNGELSVTSQPGVGTSFTFQIVAPAIGHALIPASALMRPAEPVEPDESLSDAHAMRCPSPDALDELAVLASEGRLTDIEEWLGQHAHAPRHAAFVQAMRERLDALDLHAIERLAESLKRMGIADASFDAEPDMARSA; encoded by the coding sequence ATGCCTAGGCGCCGCGCGTCGGGCTGGTACACCCTTCTGCTGCTCGCGGTGGCGCTGATCGCGTGCGCGACCCACCGCGCCGAAGCGACGGAAAACGCTGCACAACTGGACGCGGTGTCGATCGTCGAGGATCGGGGCGCGACGATGTCCGTCGATCAGGCCGCCGCGCGACTCGCGGCTGCGCCAACCGGCACGTCCGCGTCCGCTGCACGCCCGTCGTTCAACATCGAGTTTTCCCGCTCGGCATGGTGGGTCGCCGCGACGCTGGTCAATCACGACAGCGTCGAGCGCCCGCTGGTGCTGGCGATTCGCGACGCACGTCTCGACCATGCAGACTTTTATGTCGAGCGCGGCGGCGCGTGGACGCTCGCCGCGCGCTTTCCGGCCGACCGCGGCGACGCGGACCATCCTGCTTCCCGATATCCGACGCTCGACACGACACTGCGCCCGGGCGAGCGGTTGCCCGTGCTGATCCGCATCACGTCGCGCAAGGAAATGCGGCTCGCGCCGTCCGTGTTCACGCCCAACGCATGGCACGCGTACGAACTGCGCGCCGCGATGTGGAACTTCGGCTTCTTCGGCGGCCTGCTCGCACTTGTCTGGTGTGCGCTGCTGATCGGATTCTTTTCGCGCAGCGGCATGTTCGTCGTGCTGGCCGTGCTGGCGCTGAGCACGACGCTGTTCGAAGCGACGTACCGCGGCTATACCGTGATGTATCTGTGGCCCGGCGCGTACGAATGGTCGGCACGCGGCGAGGTGATCTTCGTCTATCTGTCGGTCGCCTGCTTCATCGCATTCATCCTGATGGTCGCGCACCGCGAGAAGGCCAGCATGCCGATGCGTGCCGTCTACATCGCGTTCTTCGCGCTCGAATGCATCGGCATGGCCGGCGCGGCGTACGGCGACCTGCTCACCTTCACGTGGTTCTGCCTGCGGTTGAACACCGTGATGGCGGTCGTGAACATCGGCCTCGCGCTGACCTTCGCGATCCGGCGCACGCCGAGCGCCCGCGTGATGTTGATCGCCGTCGGGTTCGCGAGCTTCAACATGCTGGTGCGCGTGCTCGACGGACGCGATGCGATACCGACGTGGCTGCTCTGGCTGAAATCCGACATCCATCCGAATCCCGTGGTCGCGATCATCGGGCTCGCCACGCACCTGCTGGTGCTGGCCGCGTGGATCCACCACGTCGGCCGGCAACGCACCGAGGCGCGCAAGCGGCTCGAGCAATGGCAGCTCACCGAACAGGATCGCCTGCGCGACGAGGTCGCGAAACGCACGGTCGCGCTCAACGATGCGCTGCAGCAGGTGAGGACGCACATGCAGCAGAAGATCGAGACGCTCGGCTACGTGAGCCACGACCTGCGCGCGCCGCTGTCGACGATCAATGGCTACGCGAAGCTGCTGCTGCAAAGCGCGACCCGCAGCCAGGCGCGGCTGATCCGCTCGATCGACCGCAGCATCCGCTACCAGCTCACGCTGATCGACGAGTTGCTGCAGTACACGAAGTCCGAGCTGCAGCCGCTCGGCATCTCTCCGGACGCGACCGACCTGCCCGGCCTGCTGACCGACATCGGCGACTATGCGCTCGCGCTGTGCCAGCAGCAGGACAACCGGTTCGACTACCGGCCACTGACGCCGCTGCCGCGCAAGCTGTCGATCGACGGCATCCGGCTGCAGCAGGTGCTGCTCAACCTGCTGTCGAATGCGTCGAAGTTCACGCGCGACGGCACGGTCACGCTGTCGGTCGGCGCGTATCCGCAGGGGGATGCGTGGCGCATCGTGTTCGAGGTCGCCGATACCGGGATCGGGATCGACATCGGCAAGACGAGCGACATCTTCCGCGCGTACCAGCAGGTTCAGGCGGTGAATGGCGGAACCGGGCTCGGGCTGTTCATCGCGCAGCGGATCGTCGGCGCGATGAACGGCGAGCTCTCCGTGACGAGCCAGCCGGGCGTCGGCACGTCGTTCACGTTCCAGATCGTCGCACCGGCGATCGGGCATGCGCTGATCCCGGCGTCGGCGCTGATGCGGCCGGCCGAGCCGGTCGAACCCGACGAATCGCTGAGCGACGCGCATGCGATGCGCTGCCCGTCGCCGGATGCGCTCGACGAGCTGGCCGTGCTCGCCAGCGAAGGCCGCCTCACCGATATCGAGGAATGGCTCGGCCAGCATGCGCATGCGCCGCGCCATGCCGCGTTCGTGCAGGCGATGCGCGAGCGTCTCGACGCGCTCGATCTGCACGCGATCGAGCGGCTGGCCGAGTCGCTGAAACGGATGGGTATCGCCGATGCGTCGTTCGATGCGGAGCCGGACATGGCAAGGTCGGCGTGA